The Streptomyces sp. TLI_105 DNA segment GCTCCCGCTCCTCCTCGGCGGACTCGACGGAGTCGGGGGACTCCGTCGTCACGGCGGCCGGCTTGCGGCGGCGGTAGCGGGGCGGCACCACGGACTGGGCCCAGCGCGGGGCGCGCGGCGTGAAGCGCGGCAGCAGGAGCAGCACCAGACCGATCGCGCTGAGCGCGACGACGCCGAGGACGATCCACATCGAGGTCGAGTGGACCGAGTAGGCCAGCGTGCCGAAGGCGATGAGCGCCGACCAGAAGTACATGATCAGCACCGCGCGACTGTGCGAGTGCCCGATCTCCAGGAGCCGGTGGTGCAGGTGGCCGCGGTCGGCCGCGAACGGCGACTGCCCCTTCCACGTGCGGCGCACGATCGCGAGGACCAGGTCGGCCATCGGGATCGCGATGATGGTCAGCGGCAGGACCAGCGGGATGAAGACCGGCAGGGCGGCGTGCGTGGCCTGCCGGGTCGAGCCCTCGAAGATCTTCAGCGCGTCCGGGTCGACCTGGCCCGTGATCGAGATCGCGGAGGCCGCCAGGATCAGACCGATCAGCATCGAGCCCGAGTCGCCCATGAAGATGCGCGCCGGGTGCATGTTGTGCGGCAGGAAGCCCAGGCACATGCCCATGAGGATGGCGGCGAAGAGGGTCGCGGGGGCGGCCGCCTCGATCGTGTAGCCGTACCAGAGGCGGTACGCGTACAGGAAGAAGGCCGCGGCGGCGATGCAGACCATACCGGCGGCGAGGCCGTCGAGGCCGTCGACGAAGTTCACGGCGTTGATGGTGAGGACCACCAGGGCGACCGTGAGGAGCGTGCCCTGCCAGGGGGTGAGGGCGACCGTGCCGACGCCGGGGATCGGCAGCCACAGGATCGTCAGACCCTGCGCGACCATCACGCCCGCCGAGATCATCTGCGCGCCCAGCTTGATGAGCGCGTCCAGCTCGAACTTGTCGTCGAGGACGCCGATCAGCCAGATCAGGGCGGCGCCGGAGAGCAGCGCGCGGGGCTCGTTGGACTGCTCGAAGACGCTGTTCAGGTTCTGCAGGTGGTCGGCGACGAGCAGTCCCGCGCACAGCCCGAAGAACATGGCGATGCCACCGAGCCGCGGAGTCGGTTCTCGGTGCACGTCGCGGGCGCGGATCTCCGGCATCGCGCCGGTCGCGATGGCGAACTTCCGCACCGGACCGGTGAGCAGATAGGTCACCGCGGCCGTGACACAGAGCGTCAGCAGGTAATCACGCACGGGCTGCCCCACAGGAATCGCTGGCCATCTCAGCCCCACACCCTAGCCGTGCCGTCCATGTGGTCTGAGACACCGGGGCCCCCCGAACGGTTGCGCTCGGGCTCCCGTCAGCGCCCATACGGGGGAAATCGGGAGG contains these protein-coding regions:
- a CDS encoding MraY family glycosyltransferase, coding for MRDYLLTLCVTAAVTYLLTGPVRKFAIATGAMPEIRARDVHREPTPRLGGIAMFFGLCAGLLVADHLQNLNSVFEQSNEPRALLSGAALIWLIGVLDDKFELDALIKLGAQMISAGVMVAQGLTILWLPIPGVGTVALTPWQGTLLTVALVVLTINAVNFVDGLDGLAAGMVCIAAAAFFLYAYRLWYGYTIEAAAPATLFAAILMGMCLGFLPHNMHPARIFMGDSGSMLIGLILAASAISITGQVDPDALKIFEGSTRQATHAALPVFIPLVLPLTIIAIPMADLVLAIVRRTWKGQSPFAADRGHLHHRLLEIGHSHSRAVLIMYFWSALIAFGTLAYSVHSTSMWIVLGVVALSAIGLVLLLLPRFTPRAPRWAQSVVPPRYRRRKPAAVTTESPDSVESAEEEREPVPAGVNGATAIGHRSRFTDRSKAGARG